In the genome of Drosophila subpulchrella strain 33 F10 #4 breed RU33 chromosome 2L, RU_Dsub_v1.1 Primary Assembly, whole genome shotgun sequence, one region contains:
- the LOC119547645 gene encoding uncharacterized protein LOC119547645, translated as MSPKFAISILLFSCVLLGFANAQQMRYPQHRQQTRYQQAGRYNSQRVGTRNLDGSGSVPPSLPPPDLGLPPAGGPLDGGAINPDCMPNQLASGNVDNKKPRPRH; from the exons ATGTCTCCCAAATTCGCAATTTCAATCCTGCTCTTCAGCTGCGTTCTTCTGGGTTTCGCAAATGCTCAGCAAATGCGGTATCCCCAACACCGCCAGCAGACGAGATACCAACAGGCGGGTCGCTACAATTCACAGAGG GTTGGAACTCGTAATTTGGATGGTTCGGGATCAGTACCTCCGAGTTTGCCCCCTCCGGATCTAGGTCTCCCACCTGCTGGCGGTCCTTTAGATGGCGGCGCTATCAACCCGGATTGCATGCCCAATCAACTGGCCAGCGGCAATGTTGACAACAAGAAACCCAGACCGAGGCATTAA
- the LOC119546814 gene encoding aminopeptidase N isoform X2, which produces MATHLLAFSVNNFTCRFTQAASANPVRFRTCSQSANVRETGFAAEKAPQVLEFLDNLLKVSLPLEKIDQLVVDDFPTEDHSTKDLGLVVYHSKQILQREDGPMTRSKSQALQRIAHGTAHMWFGNLLGIDWWSDLWLTEGLTSYFETLAMDHLQPGMGRRLKLRNRETSFMYESEVGGVSLVSFWPLASPEVEKHLYQKATALIGMVNGFLGNATFYDGLQRHLWQNSFASSTPDLFWRSLQLASERESVLIKNWDVRSVMDTWTRKSGYPLVTVVRNGNNVILMQGNALNRSRTDLWWIPLTYIIDGETFPEDLKPRAWLTPHQSRQQLDEIVPHNQWILLNLRAVGYYRVNYDEHTWQLLGATLIDDFRSIHVLNRAQIVSDILFLWKQELVSWSTAFSVLRYIIDEDEYEPLMALVVGVTNGLWGISPDSALSIAKWLGIAGRWYAEFISYTFDKFVVRSPNQNSLDYPD; this is translated from the exons ATGGCCACCCATTTGCTGGCCTTCTCAGTGAACAACTTCACCTGTCGTTTCACCCAGGCGGCCAGTGCGAATCCTGTTCGCTTTCGCACCTGTTCCCAGTCGGCTAATGTGCGTGAGACAGGCTTTGCTGCAGAAAAGGCTCCTCAAGTGCTTGAGTTCTTGGATAACCTGCTGAAAGTGAGCCTGCCGCTGGAAAAGATCGATCAACTGGTGGTGGACGACTTTCCCACCGAGGATCATTCCACCAAGGATCTCGGCCTGGTCGTCTACCACAGCAAACAGATCCTGCAGCGTGAAGATGGCCCAATGACGAGGTCGAAGTCGCAGGCCCTCCAGCGGATCGCCCATGGTACGGCCCACATGTGGTTTGGCAATCTTCTGGGAATCGACTGGTGGTCAGATCTCTGGCTAACAGAGGGACTAACCAGTTACTTTGAGACGCTGGCCATGGATCATTTGCAGCCGGGAATGGGTCGTCGTCTGAAGTTGCGCAACCGGGAAACATCCTTTATGTACGAATCGGAGGTGGGTGGCGTGTCCTTGGTGTCCTTTTGGCCCCTGGCCAGTCCAGAGGTAGAAAAGCACCTGTACCAAAAGGCCACAGCTCTGATTGGCATGGTGAATGGCTTCCTGGGCAACGCCACCTTCTACGATGGACTGCAGCGGCACCTGTGGCAGAACTCCTTTGCCAGCAGTACGCCCGATCTCTTTTGGAGGTCCTTGCAATTGGCCAGTGAAAGGGAGTCTGTGCTGATCAAGAACTGGGATGTGAGAAGTGTAATGGACACCTGGACGCGAAAGAGCGGCTATCCCTTGGTCACGGTCGTCCGGAATGGCAACAATGTTATCCTGATGCAAGGAAACGCCCTGAACAGGAGCAGAACGGATCTGTGGTGGATTCCCCTGACCTACATTATCGATGGCGAGACCTTTCCCGAGGATCTCAAGCCGAGGGCCTGGCTCACTCCACACCAAAGTCGCCAGCAACTGGATGAGATAGTGCCCCATAACCAGTGGATCCTTCTTAATCTGCGGGCCGTTGGCTACTACAGGGTCAACTACGACGAGCATACGTGGCAGCTATTGGGTGCCACGCTCATCGATGACTTTCGCAGCATCCACGTCCTGAATCGAGCCCAAATCGTCAGCGACATCCTCTTCCTTTGGAAGCAGGAGCTGGTCAGCTGGTCCACCGCCTTCAGTGTGCTCAGGTACATCATCGATGAGGACGAGTACGAGCCCTTGATGGCGTTAGTTGTGGGCGTGACGAATGGTTTATGGGGCATCTCTCCGGACAGCGCCCTTTCCATTGCG AAATGGCTGGGTATTGCTGGCAGGTGGTATGCGGAGTTCATCAGTTACACGTTCGACAAATTCGTGGTTAGGAGTCCCAATCAGAATAGCCTCGACTACCCGGACTAG
- the LOC119546814 gene encoding aminopeptidase Q isoform X1, producing the protein MLMCLSSVYEVWQQNVAVCRFLILLVLCQVACCAKVPGLYDEPRLPATITPFHYDIRMITHLENPASHKYNGFVNISLHAQKTTNQVVLHVAGVSIETKKIRLYGETSDFKLTTVKFNKKRDYMVVTFDQPLWLGKSYVLSIEFGRSMTKKLEDGYFLRHYVNAKSSGKIWYSISHFNRYLIRNTLPSFDEPGLRATFNVTMGHHKRFQSYSNMNVRALLPNYDIQDYVWSVHEVTPLMATHLLAFSVNNFTCRFTQAASANPVRFRTCSQSANVRETGFAAEKAPQVLEFLDNLLKVSLPLEKIDQLVVDDFPTEDHSTKDLGLVVYHSKQILQREDGPMTRSKSQALQRIAHGTAHMWFGNLLGIDWWSDLWLTEGLTSYFETLAMDHLQPGMGRRLKLRNRETSFMYESEVGGVSLVSFWPLASPEVEKHLYQKATALIGMVNGFLGNATFYDGLQRHLWQNSFASSTPDLFWRSLQLASERESVLIKNWDVRSVMDTWTRKSGYPLVTVVRNGNNVILMQGNALNRSRTDLWWIPLTYIIDGETFPEDLKPRAWLTPHQSRQQLDEIVPHNQWILLNLRAVGYYRVNYDEHTWQLLGATLIDDFRSIHVLNRAQIVSDILFLWKQELVSWSTAFSVLRYIIDEDEYEPLMALVVGVTNGLWGISPDSALSIAKWLGIAGRWYAEFISYTFDKFVVRSPNQNSLDYPD; encoded by the exons ATGTTGATGTGCCTTTCTAGTGTTTATGAAGTGTGGCAACAAAATGTGGCAGTTTGTCGCTTCTTAATCCTATTGGTTCTGTGTCAAGTTGCATGTTGTGCAAAAGTTCCAGGACTCTATGATGAGCCACGTTTACCGGCAACCATAACGCCCTTTCACTATGATATTCGAATGATAACCCATTTGGAGAACCCAGCTAGCCACAAGTACAATGGTTTCGTGAACATTTCCCTCCATGCACAGAAGACCACCAACCAAGTGGTTCTCCATGTGGCCGGTGTTTCCATAGAGACCAAGAAAATCAGGTTATATGGAGAGACATCCGACTTTAAACTGACAACCGTTAAGTTCAATAAAAAACGGGACTATATGGTGGTAACATTCGACCAGCCTTTATGGTTGGGTAAATCCTATGTCCTAAGTATTGAGTTCGGTCGGTCGATGACAAAGAAATTGgaggatggttactttctacGTCACTATGTGAATGCAAAGAGCTCAGGGAAAAT CTGGTATTCAATCTCCCACTTTAATCGATACTTGATTAGGAACACCCTGCCCAGTTTCGATGAGCCTGGCCTGAGGGCCACCTTCAATGTGACCATGGGTCATCACAAGCGATTCCAGAGCTACAGCAACATGAATGTCCGAGCATTGTTACCCAA CTATGATATTCAGGACTATGTGTGGTCTGTGCACGAGGTGACCCCTTTGATGGCCACCCATTTGCTGGCCTTCTCAGTGAACAACTTCACCTGTCGTTTCACCCAGGCGGCCAGTGCGAATCCTGTTCGCTTTCGCACCTGTTCCCAGTCGGCTAATGTGCGTGAGACAGGCTTTGCTGCAGAAAAGGCTCCTCAAGTGCTTGAGTTCTTGGATAACCTGCTGAAAGTGAGCCTGCCGCTGGAAAAGATCGATCAACTGGTGGTGGACGACTTTCCCACCGAGGATCATTCCACCAAGGATCTCGGCCTGGTCGTCTACCACAGCAAACAGATCCTGCAGCGTGAAGATGGCCCAATGACGAGGTCGAAGTCGCAGGCCCTCCAGCGGATCGCCCATGGTACGGCCCACATGTGGTTTGGCAATCTTCTGGGAATCGACTGGTGGTCAGATCTCTGGCTAACAGAGGGACTAACCAGTTACTTTGAGACGCTGGCCATGGATCATTTGCAGCCGGGAATGGGTCGTCGTCTGAAGTTGCGCAACCGGGAAACATCCTTTATGTACGAATCGGAGGTGGGTGGCGTGTCCTTGGTGTCCTTTTGGCCCCTGGCCAGTCCAGAGGTAGAAAAGCACCTGTACCAAAAGGCCACAGCTCTGATTGGCATGGTGAATGGCTTCCTGGGCAACGCCACCTTCTACGATGGACTGCAGCGGCACCTGTGGCAGAACTCCTTTGCCAGCAGTACGCCCGATCTCTTTTGGAGGTCCTTGCAATTGGCCAGTGAAAGGGAGTCTGTGCTGATCAAGAACTGGGATGTGAGAAGTGTAATGGACACCTGGACGCGAAAGAGCGGCTATCCCTTGGTCACGGTCGTCCGGAATGGCAACAATGTTATCCTGATGCAAGGAAACGCCCTGAACAGGAGCAGAACGGATCTGTGGTGGATTCCCCTGACCTACATTATCGATGGCGAGACCTTTCCCGAGGATCTCAAGCCGAGGGCCTGGCTCACTCCACACCAAAGTCGCCAGCAACTGGATGAGATAGTGCCCCATAACCAGTGGATCCTTCTTAATCTGCGGGCCGTTGGCTACTACAGGGTCAACTACGACGAGCATACGTGGCAGCTATTGGGTGCCACGCTCATCGATGACTTTCGCAGCATCCACGTCCTGAATCGAGCCCAAATCGTCAGCGACATCCTCTTCCTTTGGAAGCAGGAGCTGGTCAGCTGGTCCACCGCCTTCAGTGTGCTCAGGTACATCATCGATGAGGACGAGTACGAGCCCTTGATGGCGTTAGTTGTGGGCGTGACGAATGGTTTATGGGGCATCTCTCCGGACAGCGCCCTTTCCATTGCG AAATGGCTGGGTATTGCTGGCAGGTGGTATGCGGAGTTCATCAGTTACACGTTCGACAAATTCGTGGTTAGGAGTCCCAATCAGAATAGCCTCGACTACCCGGACTAG
- the LOC119547321 gene encoding uncharacterized protein LOC119547321, which produces MSPKFALAILLFSCVLLGIANAQQQWYPRQQTYNRPKVGSRNLDGGGPLPPNFPPPSGGPLDGGAVNPDCLPNQLANGNVDNKKPRQRH; this is translated from the exons ATGTCGCCCAAATTCGCACTTGCAATTCTGCTCTTCAGCTGCGTTCTTCTGGGAATCGCCAATGCCCAGCAACAGTGGTACCCCCGCCAACAAACTTATAATCGTCCAAAG GTGGGTTCCCGAAACTTGGATGGAGGCGGCCCTTTACCGCCAAACTTCCCCCCACCATCTGGCGGACCTTTAGACGGCGGTGCTGTTAACCCGGATTGCTTGCCCAATCAACTGGCCAATGGCAATGTTGACAACAAGAAACCCAGACAGAGGCATTAA